One window of Deltaproteobacteria bacterium genomic DNA carries:
- a CDS encoding CDP-alcohol phosphatidyltransferase family protein: MKVYKIYTVPNVITCIRIAMVFPILFCLFKEKIMLATILFIISAVSDLIDGWIARRFNQQSKLGSVIDPFADRLLLNSTFITFGAKGWIPNILWIVVMLRDIILVADGLYIFCVSRLFEATPSLYGKTCTLFQVFTIGLVLFEKLNIPLYNKHLLIFCIYMTIILALISLVDYLTKGGRILKNNRVKM; the protein is encoded by the coding sequence ATGAAAGTATATAAAATATATACCGTTCCCAATGTAATAACCTGTATAAGAATAGCAATGGTTTTCCCTATTCTCTTTTGCCTTTTTAAAGAAAAGATAATGTTAGCTACTATCCTTTTCATCATTTCTGCTGTCAGTGATCTTATAGATGGGTGGATAGCACGCCGCTTCAATCAGCAAAGCAAGTTGGGCAGTGTAATAGATCCATTTGCCGATAGACTGCTTTTAAACTCTACATTTATCACATTCGGAGCAAAAGGATGGATACCCAATATCTTATGGATTGTGGTGATGCTAAGAGATATCATCCTGGTGGCGGATGGCCTATATATTTTTTGTGTATCGCGTCTCTTTGAAGCAACGCCCTCCCTATATGGCAAGACATGCACTTTGTTTCAAGTATTCACTATAGGACTTGTCTTGTTCGAAAAACTAAATATCCCCCTGTACAATAAGCATCTTTTGATATTCTGTATATATATGACTATTATTCTGGCTTTAATTTCTCTGGTAGATTATTTAACAAAAGGGGGAAGGATACTAAAGAATAACAGGGTAAAAATGTGA